The genomic region CGATGCCCGGGCGCTCGGGCTGGAATTCGTCGGCACCGGCCACTACTACAACGTCCCGCTGACGGTAGACGGCTTCCGGCAGTTTGCGCAGACACTCAACGTGTGGGGGAAGGCGGCATCCGAGGTCGGGCTTAAATTCTACTACCACAACCACGACGGCGAATTCGCCCGGTACAATGGCCGGCCTATTTTTGATATCCTCCTCGAGGAGACCGACCCCGAGCACGTCCACTTCGAACTCGACCTTGCCTGGGCGGCCATCGCCGGCGAGGACATTTACGAGTTCGTGCCCCGTCATCAGCATCGCTTCCCGTTGTTCCATGTAAAGGACTTCTGGTTCGTCGACGACGGTCCACGCGAAACGAAGCCGAACACGCTGGCGGCCGGCAATCGATTTACCTTTGCCGATGTGGGCAAAGGCACCATCGACTGGCCGAGGCTGCTCTCGGGCCTCGAAAATCCGTCCAGGCATCTGTACTTCATCGAACGCGACGATGCAGGCGTCGATCGGCCGGCGGAAGGTTCGCCGAAACCGACCAACCCGGCGGGGCCGGTGAACACGGTCTGGTCCAGTTTTCGGTATCTGACCGAGCTAGAGTATTGAGGCACGAAGGTCTGGTATTCATCTCCGACTGATTGCGTATGAAAGCCATGTTCCTGTTGACGCTGATCCTGGCCTTCGCCCTTCTGGCCCCACGCCACACCTTCGCGCAGGAAGCCGGCGCTGCGCCTCCGGCCGGGCCGCGTCCGTTTGGCGGACCGATTGTTTTACACGAGGATGACGTCGCCGCCTTCCCCGAGCCGCCCGCCGGCTTCGATGCCGTGCGCGAGGATATCCCGCGTGGCGCGACGGAGATGATCGAATATGCCTCCAACACCGTCGGCACGACGCGTAAGATGTTGGTGTACACGCCTCCGGGGTATTCGGCGGACCAAACGTATCCGGTGTTGTACCTGCTCCATGGCATCGGCGGTGACGAAACCGAATGGGAGCGATTCGCGACGCCGGGCATCCTGCTGGACAACCTCATCGCCGACGGCCTTGCGCAGCCGATGATTATCGTGATGCCGAACGGTCGTGCGCAGCCAAACGACCGCGCCGAGGGCAATGTGTTTGCGTCCGCGCCGGCGTTCGCCGTGTTCGAGCGCGATCTGTTAGACGACGTGATCCCGGCTATCGAGTCGCGCTACAGCGCCTCAACCGCCCGGGAGGACCGCGCCCTGGCCGGCCTATCGATGGGCGGGGGGCAGACGTTGAATTTCGGGCTGGCGCATCTGGACACCTTCGCCTGGCTCGGCGCTTTTTCGTCGGCCCCCAACACGAAGCCGCCGTCGGAGCTGATCCCGGACCCGGAAGCGGTCAAAACGCAGCTGAAGTTCTTCATGCTCTCTTGTGGCAATCAAGACAGTCTGATCAACATCAGCCAGGGTTTGCACGCCTACCTGAAGGAGCACGATGTGCCCCACGTTTGGCATGTCGACGGTAACGCGCACGATCCCCCGCACTGGAAGAATAGCCTGTATTCTTTTGTGCAGGTGCTGTTCAAGTGATCGAACGGTTCGTACCTCTCAGTGGGCCGGTGGCATCCTGCCGGCGCACCCGCTATCTTGCTGGCCCGTTTTCATCTACAGGGTAATTCGTATGAAAGGGTTCTCACATGTTGTGTTTGTAGGGGCATTGTTTCTTGGTATGGCCGTGCCAGCCACCGCGCAGAACGCCGCCGCCCCGTCGCCCTGGACGCCTGATTATCCCCTCTGGGCGATGCTGTGGAACCCTGATTTCCCGCGTGAACCGACCAACGAGCAGCCCTACCACGCGCCGAACAGTTCCGAGACGTTCACGATGAAACACACACGGAATCTGTTTTTTTCGCCGGACTGGCACCCCGAGAATCACCCGTCGCTTCCAGACGTGGTGGCGAACGGCCGGCAACCCGAGGTGTGGGCCTGTGGCTCGTGCCACCGCGCCGAAGGCTCGGGCGGCCCGGAGAATGCGCCGATCGCGGGCCTTCCGGCCGCGTACATCGTCCAGCAAATGGTCGACTTCAAGAGCGGCGCCCGGATGTTCTCGGCGCCGCAGCGGAAGCCCATCCATGACATGACCCAGATCGGCCGGGCCATCACCGATGCCGAGATCCAGGAGGCGGCGGCGTATTTCGCGGCGCTAAAGCTCGAACCCATCCTCACGGTCGTTGAAGCCGACACGATCCCGAAAACGGTAATCGCCGGCTTGATTTACGCGAAGGACCCCGCCGGCGGCACCGAGCCGCTCGGCGACCGCATCGTCGAAATGCCGAACGACCTGAAGCAGTTCGAGATGCGCGACTCGTGGTCGACCTTCACCGTCTATGTGCCGGTCGGCAGCATCGCGAAGGGGAGGGCCCTGGTGTATTCCGGCGGCGCTAACGGGAAAGCCCCATGCACCGTCTGCCACGGCCCCGATCTAAAGGGCCTCGGGCCCATCCCGGGCATTGCCGGCCGGTCGCCGAGTTACCTCATGCGGCAGCTCATGGATTTTCAGCTCGGCGCCCGGGCCGGCA from Rhodothermales bacterium harbors:
- a CDS encoding sugar phosphate isomerase/epimerase yields the protein MKRPHSISRRGFLTSACAAAGLGIVAVPPPLIAQTPALDSAMGRIPANRVGVQIYTLRNLLDEHMLGFEGAFELLQDIGVTNVELAGLFMGQTPAELRKMAARYGIDIAGNHFGPRTMDGANPWYDAAGRAAIFADARALGLEFVGTGHYYNVPLTVDGFRQFAQTLNVWGKAASEVGLKFYYHNHDGEFARYNGRPIFDILLEETDPEHVHFELDLAWAAIAGEDIYEFVPRHQHRFPLFHVKDFWFVDDGPRETKPNTLAAGNRFTFADVGKGTIDWPRLLSGLENPSRHLYFIERDDAGVDRPAEGSPKPTNPAGPVNTVWSSFRYLTELEY
- a CDS encoding alpha/beta hydrolase-fold protein, giving the protein MKAMFLLTLILAFALLAPRHTFAQEAGAAPPAGPRPFGGPIVLHEDDVAAFPEPPAGFDAVREDIPRGATEMIEYASNTVGTTRKMLVYTPPGYSADQTYPVLYLLHGIGGDETEWERFATPGILLDNLIADGLAQPMIIVMPNGRAQPNDRAEGNVFASAPAFAVFERDLLDDVIPAIESRYSASTAREDRALAGLSMGGGQTLNFGLAHLDTFAWLGAFSSAPNTKPPSELIPDPEAVKTQLKFFMLSCGNQDSLINISQGLHAYLKEHDVPHVWHVDGNAHDPPHWKNSLYSFVQVLFK
- a CDS encoding c-type cytochrome, whose translation is MKGFSHVVFVGALFLGMAVPATAQNAAAPSPWTPDYPLWAMLWNPDFPREPTNEQPYHAPNSSETFTMKHTRNLFFSPDWHPENHPSLPDVVANGRQPEVWACGSCHRAEGSGGPENAPIAGLPAAYIVQQMVDFKSGARMFSAPQRKPIHDMTQIGRAITDAEIQEAAAYFAALKLEPILTVVEADTIPKTVIAGLIYAKDPAGGTEPLGDRIVEMPNDLKQFEMRDSWSTFTVYVPVGSIAKGRALVYSGGANGKAPCTVCHGPDLKGLGPIPGIAGRSPSYLMRQLMDFQLGARAGSWSPLMKPQVEPLTIDDMTNLVAYLASLAP